In Nostoc piscinale CENA21, the genomic stretch TTATAGAACTTCTCACGGCTTTTGTGCGGCAAAATTCCCTTTACACAACAAACCCGGAAGTTAAAAATCAGTTATCAACCAAAATTCATCCAGATATTCAGGCTGCGTTGCAAGTACTCACAAAAACTGACACTCCAAAATCTTTAGCATCTGAACAACTCGACTTGAGTTATACAGATTTACGCGGAGCAAATCTCAGTGGTGGAAACCTTGTAGGTGTGAATCTCTACCAAGCTAATTTATCAGGAGTGAATCTGGCGGGGGCAAATCTCAGTGGTGCAATTCTCTGTGCTGCTAACTTATCCCAGGCTAACTTAGTGGGTGCAAACCTTAAGGAAGCAATTATCAGTGCGGCTAACTTGTCTGGAGCAAATCTCGCCAAAGCCAATTTAGTCAAAGTAAACTTTTATCTCGCTAATTTGTCTCAAACTAATCTCCAAGATGCCATACTTGAAGGAGCTAATTTCCGAGAAGCAAAATTTTCCGGATAAACATAATTCACACTGAATATAGAACAGCTTCTGTAAGATTACTATTAATTTTTGACAGTACAAGTCTAGGTACTGACATTGAATTAGGGTGAAAAACTACGAAATTTTTCGCAAATATTCAAGATTATCTCTGGGGTTGTCACAATATCATTACAAAGCCAATTTTAAACATCAAAGTTATATCAATAAAAATCCGTAATTTTCTATTCAACCCTTGAGCGAAATGTTATACTCATCCCAATATCTAAGTAATAATTCTGTAATGTGAGGAATCTAATTCCTATGTCTGCAAATAAGACAGACAAAATGTTGCGTTGGTTGATAGGTACAACAGTTATATTCGCGCTGGGGCTGAATATAATTGTTTTTGCTGCCTCCAGTAAAAAGGATTTATCAATTTCGCAGCAAATACAATACAGAACGCAAGCATTAACAACAACTGCAATTATGTTTTTAGGTTTGGCAGTGATGATTAATGCTTATTATGCGGGTAAACGAGCCGAGGCAATGCAAAAAAAATGCGATCGCTCCGAAAAAAAATGTCGAAGTGAGTCTGCAAAATACGCAAATCTCCCAAGACAGATTGATTGCAGATAGATTTATGGCTGCTATTACGCAGCTTGGTCATGAAAGAATTGAAACGCGCATCGGGGCAATTTATGTTTTAGAACGGATTGCCCAGGATTTTCCTAAAGAACACTGGACAATTATGGAAATCCTGGCAGCATTTGTGCGGGAGAATACAGGCATTCCCACAGAAGGCGAACTCTTCAAAGAAGAAGATGCACAGCCAACATATTGGGGTAAACCCAAAAATCGCGTGCTGGCAACCAAACACAACAATGAAGCCGCTCCCAAAATTCGCCGGGATGTCCAAGCCGCACTGACAATCATTGGTAGACGTAATTCCCTATTAGAATTAGAAAGTCAAAAATTAGATTTACGCAACATAGATATTCGGCGAGCAGATTTACTCGGCGCTAATTTAGAAAGGGCAGATTTACGCGGCGCGGATCTTTCTGGTGCAGATTTACGCGGTGCGAACCTTTCGGGAGCTAACCTCAACAGTGCCAAATTGGTGCGCTCCATTCTCTACGAAACCAATTTACAAAAAGCCAACCTGCGGGAAGCCAACTTACAAGGGGCAACCTTGAACCGTGCTAACCTTTATGGCGCAAACTTGCGTGCAGCTAACCTGCAAAATGCAAGTCTGCGTACAGCTAACTTACAAGGAGCCAACCTGTATAAAGCTAACTTACAACAGGCAACCTTGAAAGTAGCTAACCTCGCGGGTGCAAAATTATTTCTGGCGAATTTACAAGGTGCAAAGCTGGGTAAAGCTAACTTGCATTTAGCCGGATTAATTGGTGCTAACTTACAAGCAGCCAACTTAAATGGCGCTAACTTGTCTGGGGCAAATTTAAATGCTGCCAAACTCCAGCAAACAGAAGTCTTTTTTGCTAACCTCACCGAAGCCAGTTTGACAGAAGCCGATTTACATCAAGCCAACCTGATGGGAGCTAACTTGAATCGGGCAGTTTTGTATGAGGCTAATTTATCTAAAGCCAACCTCATCGGCGCGAATTTATTTGGCACAAATTTGTGTGATGTCAAACTAGAAGGTGCAATTCTCACAGGTGTGAAAAATTTAGACTCACAACAGATTGGCATGGCAGT encodes the following:
- a CDS encoding pentapeptide repeat-containing protein, yielding MFTNPNIFNHQAKNIAVNKNLFLNIILGIINRQDKQQHTSQKSFKKRLKLAVEKLHHKTLDIRLQGITELGELANYHGQENWEIIELLTAFVRQNSLYTTNPEVKNQLSTKIHPDIQAALQVLTKTDTPKSLASEQLDLSYTDLRGANLSGGNLVGVNLYQANLSGVNLAGANLSGAILCAANLSQANLVGANLKEAIISAANLSGANLAKANLVKVNFYLANLSQTNLQDAILEGANFREAKFSG